AGGACCAATTTCCCTTGTTAAAGCCAAACCGACCGTGGAACCAACCAAATTTTGCATCCGAAACAGAGAAAATGTTTTTCCGGTTTGCAGGGCAAAAACCATGCCGGTAAAAAGTCCCGTCAACATGATGATGGGAATCGATTGAACTCCGATAAACTCCAGTTGTTTGAAAAAATTATTGAAACGAAAGGGTGGACGCACCGCCCACTCCAGCGATTCCCATGTAAAGCGACACCAGCGCCCCAGAGGAACAAAAAATTTCAAAACCCATTTGGTAAAATTCTTTGTCATTTGTCAAGGTCCGCCTCAGGCGGACCGCGAAGCAAATCCGAAGGATTTGCGGAGTCAAAAAAATAGATTCTGGGAATGCGTTTGGAGAGACGGCAAACAATTTCGTAGGGAATGGTCCCCGCCCATTCTGCCAGTTCATCGGCACTGATTTGTGCCTCTGTACTGCCGCCCAACAACACCACATCACTCCCCACTTTTGCTTCGGGTAAATCGGTCAAATCGACAAGAATCATATCCATAGTAACGCGCCCCAAAACTTTCACCCGTTTTCCGTCTACCAAAACTTCTCCCTTGTTGGAGGCCGACCACGGATAACCGTCGGCGTAACCAACCGGAATGAGACCGATACAAGAAGAGCGCGTTGTCGTAAAGGTGCAACTGTAACTAATTTTTGTTCCCGACGGCACATGTTTGACCAACGCAATTTTACTTTTCAGAGACAACACGGGTTTGAGATCGGCGCGGCCGGCAAACTCAGGATACGGTGGAATCCCATAGAGCATAATGCCCGGGCGCACCCAATATTGAAAACTTTTCGAAAAATGGATGGGCTCGCCTGAAAGGACGGAGGCCGAGTTCGCGATGTGCAAAATGGGAAACGGCCCCAACATTTCTTTGACTTGATCGACCATCCCTTCGAAAAGATGGGTTTGATATTCCGTGTATTCCGGATTTTGGCGCCACGCAAGATGGGTCATCACCCCTTCGAGTTGAAGGGACGTGGCATTTTTTAATTTTTCCAAAAGATTGGAAAGGGATTGCAACGTAATCCCTAAACGACTCATGCCCGTATCCAATTTGAGATGAATGACAATCTGAACTCCCTGTTTTTTCGCGAGTGCGTCGAGAAGATCAACGACTCCGGCACTGTGCACCACCGGTGTCAGACAATATTGAAGCATCGCTTTGGCCACCTCTTCTCCCGACCCAAGCAGTCCCCCCATCACCAAAATTTTTGTTTTAATCCCCGCTTCGCGAAGCTCAATCCCCTCTTCCACCGTGGCCACACCAAGACAGACAGCACCGCAAGATGCAAATGTTTTGGCAACGGGAATGGCTCCATGACCGTAGGCGTCCGCTTTGACCATCGGCAAAACACCAATCTGTTTCGGAATTTTTTTTACAACCTCATGATAATTGTGTTTCAAAGCGTCAAGATCAATCACAGCATGTGTGGGACGGAAAAACGGTGTCATATTATTGAAGGCATGTTTTTAATAATGCCGCGTAAAATTAGCAATGATACAAAAAATCCCCATCTTTCGATGGGGATTTGAAATAAGGAAGCCGCCGTAAACGGCGGTCTATTGCAACTATCGCGGCAGTTTTCCTTGGTCCACTGGACCAAGTTTTCCTGCCTTGTTGGTAGCGGGGGTTGGATTTGAACCAACGGCCTTCAGGTTATGAGCCTGACGAGCTACCGGGCTGCTCTACCCCGCAATAAATTTAATTTTCAAAGACGGGACGTATCTAGTTTAAATGCCCACCTCTGTCAACTGACCAAATCATCTCTGTGGACCAAATTATTTCGAATTTGTCATTTCAATAAATTATTGGTCATTCGTCCCGGCATAGCTTTTGGGACGGGTCGTCATGAATCCACTCAGCTTTGCGCACAGGGCATCCAATCGCTGGAAAACCCGGAGACGAAAAACAGATTTTGCTCCGTCTAAAAAACGGGTTTTTTTTATTTGTTTAAGCGGCCTTTGTTTTCAATCTTAGTCCGATAGCGGCAAGCAAAGAAAAGACAGAGTAGATTTCAGGATTTCCCTCTTTGGAAAGCATCCGATATAAGCTGGGCCGATTTAAATCTGTCTTCTTAGCAATTTCACCCATGCCGTAGGCATCGGCTACGTCTCTAAGGGCGGCTAGAAATAATTTGGGGTTATTTTCTTCCAAGACAGCGTTGAGATATTCTGCCGCTTCCTCGGGATCTTTCAAGGATTCAATCAAATAATCATGGTATGGCTTTGTTTTTCTCATGACGCTCTCCATTCCGCCCAATACTCATGGGCAAGTTTAATGTCCTTGAACTGGTTGCTCTTATCACCGCCGCACAACAGGATAACCAACCGCTGACCTTCCATTCCAAAATAAATCCGGTATCCGGGACCGAAATGGATTTTCATCTCATAAACCCCTTGGCCCACGGTATTGTATTCCCCCAGATTCCCCAGCTCGACATATCTCAATCTCTTATTGACCTGCGCCCGGCCTTTAATGTCTCTCAAGGATTCCAACCAGTCTCTAAAAGGCATTTTGCCCTTTGCCGTGACATAAAATTCAACTTTCTTTGGTATCGCTTCCACGAAAAGAATTGTCCCTTATAAACGACAATATGTCAACAGGTATTTTAAAGTCATTGCAACAAATCGCTGTGAATCTTTTTAAAAAAAATCTAAGGTGGTGGCCATGAAAACCACCGAATATTATCTCATCACTCTTGAAATTTCTGTTGGGGAGTTGGATGTTGTGGAGGGCCTGCTTTATCTGGAGGGGATGGAGGGAATTGAAGAAACGGCAACAACTGCTTCAAGAATTACCCTTCAGGCTTTTTTTAAAAAAGGTCCCCAACCTCTTGAAAATTTTCTGGAACATCTCCGGCAAATTCTCCCTTCTGAAACTACTTTAAAGGGATCCGTTTTCAAAAGAGATGCAACCTCTTTTAAAAGTGTTGTTTTTGATCCGCTGGAATTGATTCCCAATGTCTGGATTCTTCCGCCGCCTGATATGTCCCCTATTCCTTCTCAACTCAAAGGTGAAATGATTATTATTCGCCCCGGCATGGCTTTTGGGACGGGTCGCCATGAATCCACTCAACTTTGCGCACAGGGCATCCAATCGCTGGAAAACCCGGAGACGAAAACTTTGCTCGATGTGGGAACGGGAAGTGGAATTTTGGCAATCTTCGCTACCAAAAGAGGATTCAAAAAAGTGGATGCGGTTGAAATTGATCCGGATGCGCGTATCAACACCCGTGAAAATTTTGAACTCAACAACATAAAGAGTGTAGTGGAAAATGCGGGTCCTGCCAGAAGCAAAAGGTGCGTCTCCCCGAAAAGGGGGCCCTCGCACCCTTTGCTTCTGTCACCCGCATTTTCCA
This sequence is a window from Deltaproteobacteria bacterium. Protein-coding genes within it:
- the alr gene encoding alanine racemase; the protein is MTPFFRPTHAVIDLDALKHNYHEVVKKIPKQIGVLPMVKADAYGHGAIPVAKTFASCGAVCLGVATVEEGIELREAGIKTKILVMGGLLGSGEEVAKAMLQYCLTPVVHSAGVVDLLDALAKKQGVQIVIHLKLDTGMSRLGITLQSLSNLLEKLKNATSLQLEGVMTHLAWRQNPEYTEYQTHLFEGMVDQVKEMLGPFPILHIANSASVLSGEPIHFSKSFQYWVRPGIMLYGIPPYPEFAGRADLKPVLSLKSKIALVKHVPSGTKISYSCTFTTTRSSCIGLIPVGYADGYPWSASNKGEVLVDGKRVKVLGRVTMDMILVDLTDLPEAKVGSDVVLLGGSTEAQISADELAEWAGTIPYEIVCRLSKRIPRIYFFDSANPSDLLRGPPEADLDK
- a CDS encoding type II toxin-antitoxin system RelE/ParE family toxin translates to MEAIPKKVEFYVTAKGKMPFRDWLESLRDIKGRAQVNKRLRYVELGNLGEYNTVGQGVYEMKIHFGPGYRIYFGMEGQRLVILLCGGDKSNQFKDIKLAHEYWAEWRAS
- a CDS encoding 50S ribosomal protein L11 methyltransferase, which encodes MSLTSYRAALPRNKFNFQRRDVSSLNAHLCQLTKSSLWTKLFRICHFNKLLVIRPGIAFGTGRHESTQLCAQGIQSLENPETKNRFCSV
- a CDS encoding 50S ribosomal protein L11 methyltransferase; its protein translation is MKTTEYYLITLEISVGELDVVEGLLYLEGMEGIEETATTASRITLQAFFKKGPQPLENFLEHLRQILPSETTLKGSVFKRDATSFKSVVFDPLELIPNVWILPPPDMSPIPSQLKGEMIIIRPGMAFGTGRHESTQLCAQGIQSLENPETKTLLDVGTGSGILAIFATKRGFKKVDAVEIDPDARINTRENFELNNIKSVVENAGPARSKRCVSPKRGPSHPLLLSPAFSTTSMKSIQLFEDINAVKNKYDVITANIDPPTLSLLHDALINHLNPNGELILSGITEAQIIESRFGHLKQTRKIQINEWICYHFKLLSRGSV
- a CDS encoding putative addiction module antidote protein: MRKTKPYHDYLIESLKDPEEAAEYLNAVLEENNPKLFLAALRDVADAYGMGEIAKKTDLNRPSLYRMLSKEGNPEIYSVFSLLAAIGLRLKTKAA